In Chitinophaga nivalis, a single genomic region encodes these proteins:
- the hisG gene encoding ATP phosphoribosyltransferase: MKLKIAIQKSGRLHDDSIKLLKECGIDINNGVNKLKTEATNFPLEVFFLRDDDIPQYIEDGVADIGIVGENVVLEKKKQVNIVQKLGFGKCRLSMAVEKSIEYNSVQDLHNKRIATSYPVIVEEFLQRNGITAEIHEISGSVEIAPGIGLADAICDLVSSGSTLFMNGLKEVETVLKSEAVLAACHNLQPAQQQLLDKLLFRIQAVRKAKNNKYILLNAPNDKLQEIISLLPGMKSPTVLPLAEAGWSSVHSVLNENEFWDIIENLKAAGAQGILVVPIEKMVI, encoded by the coding sequence ATGAAACTGAAAATCGCCATCCAGAAATCCGGCCGCCTGCACGATGATTCCATCAAACTATTGAAGGAATGCGGCATCGACATCAACAACGGTGTTAATAAGCTGAAAACAGAAGCCACCAACTTTCCGCTGGAAGTGTTCTTCCTGCGGGATGATGATATCCCGCAATATATTGAGGACGGGGTAGCTGATATTGGTATTGTAGGGGAGAATGTGGTGCTGGAGAAGAAAAAGCAAGTTAACATCGTACAAAAACTGGGATTCGGTAAATGCCGTCTCTCCATGGCTGTGGAGAAATCCATCGAATACAATTCCGTACAGGACCTGCACAACAAACGGATTGCGACCAGTTATCCGGTGATTGTGGAAGAATTCCTGCAACGTAATGGCATTACCGCCGAAATCCATGAGATCAGCGGATCGGTGGAAATAGCGCCTGGTATTGGGCTGGCAGATGCCATCTGCGACCTGGTGAGCAGCGGCTCTACCTTGTTTATGAATGGTCTCAAGGAAGTGGAAACAGTACTGAAATCAGAAGCGGTGCTGGCGGCCTGCCACAACCTGCAACCTGCCCAGCAGCAGCTGCTCGATAAACTGCTCTTCCGTATCCAGGCAGTGCGGAAAGCCAAAAACAATAAATACATCCTGCTGAATGCACCTAATGATAAACTGCAGGAGATCATCAGTCTGCTGCCGGGAATGAAAAGCCCGACAGTATTACCTTTGGCGGAGGCAGGCTGGAGTTCTGTACATTCCGTACTGAATGAAAATGAATTCTGGGACATTATCGAAAACCTCAAAGCCGCCGGTGCACAAGGCATTCTGGTAGTACCCATCGAAAAAATGGTGATCTAA
- the hisB gene encoding bifunctional histidinol-phosphatase/imidazoleglycerol-phosphate dehydratase HisB — MKRVLFIDRDGTLIKEVPPTYQIDSLEKVEFYPRVFVNMARIAAELDYELVMVTNQDGMGTPAFPEDTFWPAQNMILKAFENEGVKFDQVFIDRTFPADNAPTRKPRTGMLTQYLNGGYDLANSFVIGDRITDVQLAKNLGAKAIWLNEGDGLGSGEISDDAAALQPVIALESTDWNRIYEFLKLGLRTVTHTRKTNETDITISLNLDGSGKANIHTGLGFFDHMLDQIARHGAIDLDITAKGDLHIDEHHTIEDTGIALGEAIAKGLGDKRGIERYGFCLPMDDCLAQAGIDFGGRNWLVWDAAFKREKIGEMPTEMFFHFFKSFSDGAKANLNIQATGENEHHKIEAIFKVFAKAIKMAVKRNPYNMQLPSTKGVL; from the coding sequence ATGAAAAGAGTGCTCTTTATAGACCGTGATGGTACTTTGATCAAAGAAGTGCCACCTACCTATCAGATCGACAGCCTGGAAAAAGTAGAGTTTTATCCCCGGGTATTTGTGAATATGGCCCGGATTGCTGCAGAGCTGGATTATGAACTGGTGATGGTCACCAACCAGGATGGCATGGGCACACCGGCTTTCCCGGAGGATACTTTCTGGCCGGCACAAAATATGATCCTGAAAGCATTTGAGAACGAAGGGGTGAAGTTTGATCAGGTATTCATTGACCGTACTTTTCCGGCAGACAATGCGCCTACCCGGAAACCCCGCACCGGTATGCTCACGCAATACCTGAACGGTGGCTATGACCTGGCCAACTCCTTCGTGATCGGGGATCGTATCACTGATGTGCAGCTGGCAAAGAACCTGGGCGCAAAAGCGATCTGGCTGAATGAAGGCGATGGATTAGGCAGTGGGGAGATCAGTGATGACGCTGCTGCATTGCAGCCGGTGATAGCACTGGAGTCTACAGACTGGAACCGTATCTATGAATTCCTGAAACTGGGCTTAAGAACGGTGACGCATACACGTAAAACCAATGAAACGGATATTACCATTTCGCTGAATCTCGATGGCAGCGGTAAAGCCAATATCCATACCGGGTTGGGCTTCTTTGATCATATGCTGGATCAGATTGCCCGGCATGGCGCCATAGACCTGGATATTACCGCTAAAGGGGATCTGCATATAGATGAACATCATACGATCGAAGATACCGGTATTGCCCTGGGAGAAGCGATTGCCAAAGGCCTGGGCGATAAACGGGGAATAGAAAGATATGGTTTCTGTTTGCCGATGGATGATTGTCTGGCGCAGGCAGGTATTGATTTTGGCGGCCGTAACTGGCTGGTATGGGACGCGGCGTTTAAAAGAGAGAAGATAGGAGAGATGCCGACAGAAATGTTTTTCCATTTCTTTAAATCCTTCTCAGATGGTGCAAAGGCGAATCTCAACATCCAGGCTACAGGCGAGAATGAACATCATAAGATAGAAGCTATTTTCAAGGTGTTCGCCAAAGCTATTAAAATGGCCGTGAAGCGGAATCCGTATAATATGCAACTACCGTCGACGAAAGGTGTGCTATAA
- the hisC gene encoding histidinol-phosphate transaminase, translating into MFNLDTLLRDNIKRLVPYSTARDEFKGEAAIFLDANENSFGSPLPVNYNRYPDPLQWKIKYKLADIKGVPPQNIFIGNGSDEAIDLLYRAFCNPGVDNVVLCPPTYGMYEVSAHINDAVIRKVSLTPDFQLDIPALQQAIDEHTKLIFVCSPNNPTGNSIRKSDIELLLNNFNGIVVVDEAYINFARQKTFIQELTEYPNLVVLQTLSKAWGLAALRVGMAFAGEDIINVLNKVKPPYNISQATQELVLQALDNVGRVNEWIREIVIERDLLSAALEQLPQILEVYPSDANFVLVRTSDAKGIYQYLTTQGIVVRDRSRVELCMGCLRITVGTPEENLRLLEVLKSFNLKTEIPVSA; encoded by the coding sequence ATGTTTAATCTCGATACCCTGCTGAGGGATAACATAAAAAGACTGGTACCGTATTCCACTGCCAGGGATGAATTTAAAGGAGAAGCAGCCATTTTCCTGGATGCGAACGAAAACAGTTTCGGCTCTCCGTTACCGGTGAATTACAACCGGTATCCGGATCCGTTGCAATGGAAAATAAAGTACAAGCTGGCCGATATTAAAGGCGTACCGCCGCAGAACATCTTTATCGGCAACGGCAGCGATGAAGCCATCGATTTATTGTACCGCGCATTTTGTAATCCGGGTGTAGATAATGTAGTGCTTTGCCCGCCTACCTATGGTATGTACGAAGTGAGTGCACACATCAACGATGCCGTGATCCGCAAAGTGAGCCTCACGCCGGACTTTCAGCTGGATATCCCGGCTTTGCAACAGGCGATTGATGAACATACCAAGCTGATTTTTGTCTGCTCTCCCAATAATCCTACAGGTAACTCCATCCGGAAATCAGATATAGAATTATTACTGAATAACTTCAATGGTATTGTGGTAGTGGATGAAGCGTATATCAACTTCGCCCGCCAGAAAACATTTATCCAGGAACTGACGGAATACCCTAACCTGGTGGTGTTGCAAACCCTGTCCAAAGCATGGGGCCTAGCCGCATTGCGGGTGGGAATGGCGTTTGCCGGAGAAGATATTATCAATGTACTCAATAAGGTAAAACCACCTTACAATATCAGCCAGGCTACACAGGAACTGGTGCTGCAGGCACTGGACAATGTAGGCCGGGTGAATGAGTGGATCCGCGAAATAGTCATAGAGCGCGATCTGTTGTCAGCCGCACTGGAGCAGCTACCGCAGATATTGGAAGTATATCCCAGCGATGCCAATTTTGTGCTGGTAAGAACCAGTGATGCGAAAGGCATTTATCAATACCTGACTACACAGGGTATTGTAGTGCGCGACCGTTCCCGGGTAGAGCTGTGTATGGGCTGTCTGCGTATCACCGTAGGTACACCGGAAGAAAACCTCCGCCTGCTGGAAGTATTGAAATCTTTTAACCTGAAAACAGAAATTCCCGTATCTGCATGA
- the trpC gene encoding indole-3-glycerol phosphate synthase TrpC, whose protein sequence is MKNILAEIVAHKQIEVAARKLQRSAADLQQTSAFNREPLSLRNFLRQSEKTGIIAEFKRRSPSKGIINDRSTVQDVTTAYTRYGASGLSVLTDEKYFGGSSDDLQQARSFNQVPILRKDFVIDEYQILEARAIGADVILLIAECLDAAQIAHLSAFAHNLGLEVLLEVHSESQLEKVTAHTHLVGVNNRDLITFNVDFNRSCELAPKIPADKVKVAESGINDPAAIITLKAAGFEGFLIGEHFMKQEDPARAFGNFVQELNDLQSK, encoded by the coding sequence ATGAAAAACATTCTGGCAGAAATAGTTGCCCATAAACAGATAGAAGTAGCGGCGCGGAAACTACAGCGCAGCGCGGCAGACCTGCAACAAACCTCTGCTTTTAACCGGGAACCCCTGTCACTGCGTAACTTCCTGCGGCAGTCCGAAAAAACAGGCATCATTGCAGAATTCAAACGCCGTTCTCCATCTAAAGGCATTATCAACGACCGGTCTACCGTACAGGACGTAACAACAGCGTATACACGCTATGGCGCTTCCGGTTTGTCGGTACTCACGGACGAAAAGTATTTCGGCGGTTCTTCCGACGATCTGCAACAGGCCCGCAGCTTTAACCAGGTACCGATTTTACGGAAAGACTTTGTGATCGACGAATACCAGATCCTGGAAGCAAGGGCGATCGGGGCAGATGTTATCCTGCTGATCGCTGAATGCCTGGATGCTGCGCAGATAGCACACCTGTCTGCTTTCGCACACAACCTTGGTCTGGAAGTATTACTGGAGGTACATAGTGAATCACAGCTGGAAAAAGTAACCGCTCATACCCACCTGGTAGGCGTGAATAACCGCGATCTGATCACTTTTAACGTGGACTTCAACCGCTCTTGCGAGCTGGCGCCTAAAATCCCGGCTGACAAAGTAAAGGTGGCAGAAAGTGGCATCAACGATCCTGCAGCAATTATTACCCTGAAAGCAGCCGGATTTGAAGGCTTCCTTATCGGAGAACATTTTATGAAACAGGAAGATCCGGCCCGCGCATTCGGCAACTTTGTGCAGGAGCTGAACGATCTGCAGTCTAAATAA
- a CDS encoding anthranilate synthase component I family protein has translation MRTIQVKTRSKQMLADIYTPVGIYLRLRDKFPGAILLESTDYRASENSYSFICVKPIAGIEVTSTTNFEFKYPNLPVEKKELKNKQTVIEEIGKFLGNFSFSEKQPVPLAQSLFGYSTFDSVQFFEKITFNKQKQGDNNIPFMRYRFYQYVIAINHFKDELYLCENQVEGVDSEFELVESLIRHKDSPGYPFAVVGEESSNMTDEAYMEMVEKGKQHCFRGDVFQVVLSRAFQQSFSGDEFNVYRALRSINPSPYLFFFDYGDYKLMGSSPEAQLVIRDGKATIHPIAGTFRRTGDDTQDKILADQLLEDPKENAEHVMLVDLARNDLSRNAKEVEVSSYRQVQYYSHVIHLVSEVIGKVDPALNPFDLLAATFPAGTLSGAPKYRAMEIIDQYEPTARGFYGGCIGAVGFNGNFNHAIMIRSILSKMNTLYYQAGAGVVAKSVAASERDEVNNKLNALKQAILLAQNI, from the coding sequence ATGCGTACCATTCAAGTAAAAACAAGATCCAAACAGATGCTGGCTGATATTTATACGCCAGTGGGTATCTATCTGCGGCTGCGTGATAAATTCCCTGGTGCTATCCTCCTTGAAAGTACCGACTACCGGGCCAGCGAAAACAGCTATTCCTTCATCTGTGTTAAACCTATAGCCGGTATTGAAGTAACATCCACCACCAACTTCGAATTCAAGTACCCCAACCTTCCGGTAGAAAAGAAAGAATTAAAAAACAAGCAAACCGTCATTGAAGAAATCGGGAAGTTCCTGGGTAACTTCTCCTTCAGCGAAAAACAACCAGTGCCGCTGGCACAAAGCCTTTTCGGATATTCAACTTTTGATAGTGTTCAATTCTTTGAGAAGATCACCTTCAACAAACAGAAGCAGGGCGATAACAACATTCCGTTTATGCGTTACCGCTTCTATCAGTATGTAATTGCGATCAATCACTTTAAAGATGAACTTTATTTATGTGAGAACCAGGTAGAAGGCGTGGATAGTGAGTTTGAACTGGTAGAATCACTGATCCGGCACAAAGATTCACCCGGGTATCCGTTTGCAGTGGTAGGGGAAGAAAGCAGTAATATGACGGACGAAGCCTACATGGAAATGGTGGAAAAAGGTAAGCAGCACTGTTTCAGAGGAGATGTTTTCCAGGTAGTACTGTCAAGAGCCTTCCAGCAATCCTTCTCCGGTGATGAATTCAATGTATACCGTGCCCTCCGCTCCATCAACCCCTCTCCTTATCTTTTCTTCTTCGATTACGGCGATTACAAATTAATGGGTTCCTCTCCGGAAGCACAGCTGGTGATCCGGGATGGTAAAGCTACCATACATCCTATTGCGGGCACTTTCCGCCGTACCGGCGACGATACCCAGGATAAAATACTGGCAGATCAGCTGCTGGAGGATCCGAAAGAAAATGCGGAACACGTGATGCTGGTAGATCTGGCCCGCAATGACCTCAGCAGAAATGCAAAAGAAGTGGAAGTGTCTTCTTACCGTCAGGTGCAATATTATTCGCATGTTATTCACCTGGTAAGTGAAGTGATTGGAAAGGTAGATCCTGCACTGAATCCGTTTGACCTGCTGGCGGCTACTTTCCCTGCAGGTACGCTATCCGGCGCACCTAAATACCGTGCAATGGAAATCATTGATCAGTACGAACCTACTGCCCGCGGTTTCTATGGCGGCTGTATTGGTGCGGTAGGATTCAATGGCAACTTTAACCACGCCATCATGATCCGCTCTATACTCAGTAAAATGAATACACTCTACTATCAGGCAGGTGCCGGTGTAGTAGCAAAATCTGTAGCTGCTTCAGAACGTGATGAAGTAAACAATAAACTCAACGCACTAAAACAAGCCATTCTGCTGGCACAAAATATTTAA
- a CDS encoding LexA family protein yields the protein MEALKVSNTHIRLPVLSSPDEPELATDLSYMLHPSPGHTFVVRVKGDSMVEAHMPDGCMAVVDRSRRPATGDIIVALLDGDYTIKRLVKAGRHWVLHPENTFYKPIMITEETDFQVWGVVIAIIIDVCK from the coding sequence ATGGAAGCATTGAAGGTAAGTAACACGCATATCCGCCTGCCGGTACTTAGCAGCCCGGATGAACCCGAGCTGGCCACAGATCTTTCCTATATGCTGCACCCTAGTCCCGGCCACACCTTTGTTGTACGGGTAAAAGGCGACAGTATGGTGGAAGCGCATATGCCGGATGGTTGTATGGCAGTCGTAGACCGCAGCAGACGCCCGGCTACCGGTGATATTATTGTAGCCCTGCTGGATGGGGACTATACCATAAAGCGACTGGTAAAAGCCGGCCGGCACTGGGTATTACATCCGGAGAATACTTTTTATAAACCGATTATGATCACAGAAGAAACAGATTTTCAGGTGTGGGGCGTTGTTATCGCCATTATCATAGATGTGTGTAAATAA
- a CDS encoding SOS response-associated peptidase: MCYDIAFHTTIESIFQYLPALKRGGQPPAGFNATYHKIGMSFPQWPVVVNNNGLQLDYYTWGPVPKMLNTPEKVKKQRQMFLNARSEKVLENGTMWNAIRHQRCLIPATGFFEYRQIPGWKNKVAYYIRPKEQELFFIAGLWALSNSWDVDKPDRIPTFTLLTRSANPVMAQIHNGGDNAGRMPLMMPNDLAQEWLHTDITDTDIRNLLQYEQPSHALDYWPVNSVRKVKPDDATVIAPVQYEGLPALTV; this comes from the coding sequence ATGTGTTACGATATTGCCTTTCATACCACTATAGAGAGTATCTTCCAATACCTGCCTGCCCTGAAAAGAGGAGGTCAGCCACCGGCAGGTTTTAATGCCACCTATCATAAAATAGGCATGTCTTTTCCGCAATGGCCGGTTGTTGTGAATAACAATGGGCTGCAGCTGGACTATTACACCTGGGGGCCTGTTCCCAAAATGCTGAATACACCCGAAAAGGTGAAAAAACAACGGCAAATGTTCCTCAATGCCCGCAGTGAAAAAGTATTGGAAAACGGTACCATGTGGAACGCTATCCGGCATCAGCGTTGCCTGATACCAGCCACTGGTTTCTTTGAATACCGGCAGATACCAGGCTGGAAAAACAAAGTAGCTTATTACATCCGGCCCAAAGAACAGGAACTGTTTTTTATTGCCGGCCTGTGGGCTTTGTCTAACTCCTGGGATGTGGATAAACCCGATCGTATACCTACTTTCACCCTGCTCACCCGCAGCGCCAATCCGGTGATGGCGCAGATACATAATGGCGGCGATAATGCCGGCAGAATGCCGTTGATGATGCCCAATGACCTGGCACAGGAATGGTTACATACCGATATAACTGATACGGATATACGTAATTTACTGCAATACGAACAGCCTTCCCACGCACTCGACTACTGGCCGGTGAATTCTGTACGGAAAGTGAAACCTGATGACGCTACAGTCATTGCACCTGTTCAATACGAAGGATTACCTGCACTCACAGTTTAA
- a CDS encoding helix-turn-helix domain-containing protein: MVADMIRRLRIERNLTQEYLAHELDISQNAYCKIENGQVNITVDRLEKIAAILQTPLTTLFTCHARQEPAIDTWQEMKSMIAVLQEELQAKQKVVDTLLEVIREWKAGHPLS, encoded by the coding sequence ATGGTAGCTGATATGATCAGACGGCTTCGTATAGAACGCAATCTCACCCAGGAGTATCTCGCACATGAACTGGATATTTCGCAGAATGCCTATTGCAAAATAGAGAACGGTCAGGTGAATATTACCGTAGACCGGTTGGAAAAAATTGCGGCGATTCTGCAAACGCCGCTGACAACACTTTTTACCTGCCATGCCAGACAGGAGCCGGCTATTGATACCTGGCAGGAAATGAAAAGTATGATTGCGGTATTACAGGAAGAATTACAGGCTAAACAAAAAGTAGTGGACACATTACTGGAAGTGATCCGTGAATGGAAAGCCGGCCACCCGCTTAGCTGA
- the hisD gene encoding histidinol dehydrogenase, producing the protein MQIIKFPDSSTWNALLQRPVMDTSALEQQVGNILNDVRENGDAAVRKYAAAFDKVTLDDLLVQPAAFLQAEATLDPVLKDAIRQAARNIETFHRAQQETPQVITTMPGVQCWRKSVPIEKVGLYIPGGSAPLFSTILMLGIPAMIAGCKEIILCTPALHPAILYTAQLIGISKVFTIGGIQAIGAMAFGTESVPQVYKIFGPGNQYVTCAKQLVNKSGIAIDMPAGPSEVAVLADDSCIPAFVAADLLSQAEHGPDSQVVLVTTSEKVITDVENALKVQLEALSRKGIATAALDNSKMILVSDMGTAVEMLNAYAPEHLILACRDELNIAGNITNAGSVFLGNYTPESAGDYASGTNHTLPTNGYAKAYSGVSLDSFVKKITFQQISREGLEQIGHTIETMAAAEGLDAHKNAVTVRLRYEDI; encoded by the coding sequence ATGCAAATCATAAAATTTCCGGATAGCTCCACCTGGAACGCTTTACTGCAGCGGCCTGTAATGGATACATCCGCCCTGGAACAACAGGTAGGAAACATATTGAATGATGTAAGGGAGAATGGCGATGCGGCTGTCAGAAAATATGCCGCCGCCTTTGATAAGGTGACCCTGGATGATTTGCTGGTACAACCGGCAGCCTTCCTGCAGGCAGAAGCTACGTTGGATCCGGTACTGAAAGACGCCATCCGGCAGGCAGCCCGTAATATAGAAACCTTTCACCGTGCCCAGCAGGAAACACCACAGGTGATTACCACCATGCCAGGCGTACAGTGCTGGCGTAAATCTGTGCCGATTGAAAAAGTAGGCTTATACATTCCCGGTGGTTCGGCGCCGCTTTTCTCTACCATCCTGATGTTAGGGATTCCGGCCATGATAGCGGGTTGTAAGGAAATTATCCTATGTACGCCCGCGTTGCACCCGGCTATTCTGTATACCGCGCAACTGATTGGTATCTCCAAAGTCTTTACGATAGGCGGTATACAAGCAATTGGCGCCATGGCTTTTGGTACGGAATCCGTACCACAGGTATATAAAATATTTGGCCCCGGTAATCAGTATGTCACCTGCGCCAAACAGCTGGTCAATAAAAGCGGTATTGCCATTGATATGCCGGCCGGTCCATCAGAAGTAGCTGTACTGGCGGATGATAGCTGTATTCCTGCATTTGTGGCGGCAGATCTGCTGTCACAGGCAGAACACGGTCCTGATAGCCAGGTAGTACTGGTAACCACCAGCGAAAAAGTGATCACCGATGTGGAAAATGCCCTGAAAGTACAACTGGAAGCGCTCTCCCGTAAAGGTATTGCTACCGCGGCCCTGGACAACAGTAAAATGATCCTGGTATCGGATATGGGTACAGCCGTGGAAATGCTCAACGCATATGCACCGGAGCACCTGATCCTGGCTTGTCGTGATGAATTAAACATCGCAGGCAATATTACCAATGCCGGCTCCGTTTTCCTGGGTAACTATACACCTGAAAGTGCGGGTGATTATGCTTCCGGTACCAATCACACGCTGCCTACCAACGGTTATGCAAAAGCTTATAGCGGCGTATCACTGGACAGTTTTGTGAAGAAAATAACTTTCCAGCAGATCTCCCGCGAAGGCCTGGAGCAGATTGGCCACACCATTGAAACAATGGCAGCTGCAGAAGGACTGGATGCCCATAAAAATGCGGTAACAGTAAGGTTACGTTATGAGGATATTTAA
- the trpD gene encoding anthranilate phosphoribosyltransferase, translating to MKKILNYLFEHKTFSRDAAKEILTSISKGVYNESELAAFMTVFLMRSITIDELLGFRDALLELCIPVDLNGYEVLDIVGTGGDAKNTFNISTLSCFIVAGAGGKVAKHGNYGVSSVSGASNLMELVGYKFKNEDAKLKTELEDAGICFLHAPLFHPALKNVAGVRRQLGIRTFFNMLGPLVNPAKAQHQLIGVYSLEMARVYNYLFQQTDKKFVIVHSLDGYDEVSLTADTKVITNAGEQDWTPEQLGKRKVHPEDIYGGNTVEEAAKIFMKILKGEGTWAQNSVVFANAAMGLYSLGKYNTYEECFDAAVASLESGNAYTAFKKLIALQA from the coding sequence ATGAAAAAGATTCTCAATTATCTCTTCGAACATAAAACATTCAGCCGCGATGCTGCCAAAGAAATCCTCACCAGCATCTCCAAAGGCGTATATAATGAAAGTGAACTGGCCGCATTCATGACCGTGTTCCTGATGCGCAGTATCACCATCGATGAATTGCTGGGCTTCCGCGATGCCCTGCTGGAATTATGTATTCCGGTAGATCTGAACGGTTATGAGGTACTGGATATCGTAGGTACCGGCGGGGATGCAAAAAATACCTTTAATATTTCTACCTTGTCGTGCTTTATTGTGGCAGGTGCAGGAGGGAAGGTAGCGAAACATGGTAACTATGGTGTTTCTTCTGTCAGCGGTGCCTCTAACCTGATGGAGCTGGTAGGCTACAAATTCAAGAACGAAGATGCCAAGCTGAAAACAGAGCTGGAAGATGCCGGTATCTGTTTCCTGCACGCACCGTTGTTTCACCCGGCCCTGAAAAATGTAGCCGGTGTTCGCCGCCAGTTGGGTATCCGTACTTTCTTTAATATGCTGGGGCCACTGGTAAATCCGGCGAAGGCGCAGCATCAGCTGATAGGCGTATACAGCCTGGAAATGGCCAGGGTATATAACTACCTGTTCCAGCAAACAGATAAAAAGTTTGTGATTGTACACAGCCTGGATGGATATGATGAAGTATCGCTGACTGCCGACACGAAAGTGATTACCAATGCCGGAGAACAAGACTGGACGCCGGAACAGCTGGGCAAACGCAAAGTACATCCGGAAGATATTTACGGCGGTAATACCGTAGAAGAAGCAGCGAAAATATTTATGAAGATATTGAAAGGAGAAGGTACATGGGCGCAGAATTCCGTTGTATTTGCCAACGCAGCAATGGGATTGTACAGCCTGGGTAAATACAATACGTATGAGGAGTGTTTTGATGCAGCGGTAGCTTCGCTGGAATCAGGCAACGCATATACGGCATTTAAAAAACTGATTGCTTTGCAAGCATAG
- a CDS encoding anthranilate synthase component II — MNILVFDNYDSFTYNLVHLVEKIINGKVTVVRNDEIPLEKVNDFDKIILSPGPGIPEEAGLLLPLIKAYAPTKSIFGVCLGQQAIGQAFGASLINLKEVYHGVATNVEVIAEDGRLFKNMPRELQAGRYHSWVIDEATLPAELVVTAKDADGIVMAIQHSKYDVSGVQFHPESVLTPLGEQILRNWLEL, encoded by the coding sequence ATGAATATCCTGGTTTTTGATAATTACGACTCTTTTACCTATAATCTGGTACATCTCGTAGAAAAAATCATCAACGGAAAAGTAACCGTTGTACGCAACGACGAAATTCCTTTGGAGAAAGTAAACGATTTTGATAAAATTATTTTATCCCCCGGTCCTGGTATTCCGGAAGAAGCAGGTTTACTGTTGCCGCTGATTAAAGCATACGCCCCTACCAAATCCATCTTTGGCGTGTGTCTGGGCCAACAGGCAATCGGGCAGGCATTCGGCGCTTCGCTCATCAACCTGAAAGAAGTATATCATGGTGTAGCTACCAATGTGGAGGTGATTGCCGAAGATGGCCGTCTTTTCAAAAATATGCCCCGCGAACTGCAGGCAGGCCGTTATCATTCCTGGGTGATTGATGAAGCTACCTTGCCGGCAGAACTGGTGGTAACCGCAAAAGATGCGGATGGTATAGTGATGGCCATACAGCATAGCAAGTACGATGTAAGCGGGGTGCAATTCCATCCCGAGAGTGTGCTGACCCCACTGGGAGAGCAGATTTTGAGAAACTGGCTGGAACTGTAA